Proteins co-encoded in one Salarias fasciatus chromosome 4, fSalaFa1.1, whole genome shotgun sequence genomic window:
- the hao1 gene encoding 2-Hydroxyacid oxidase 1: protein MSAQRVSVDDFQEEARRTLPKAVYDYYCSGADEQRTLADNVEAFNRWYLIPRVLRDVTAVDLSVTVLGQRLSMPVCVAATAMQRMAHADGETATARACKAAGTAMMLSSWATSTIEEVKSAAGGEAPLWLQLYIYKDRELTLSLVRRAEEAGYSAVFVTVDTPYLGKRLADVRNRFKLPPHLSMSNFSTDSLAFSEGNYGNDSGLAVYVAKAIDPSICWDDIGWLRRNTKLPVIVKGVLNGEDAVLALKHGVSGILVSNHGARQLDGVPATLDVLEEVVQAVQGRCEVFLDGGVRRGTDVLKALSLGAAAVMVGRPVLWGLACQGQDGVTEVLELLREELRLAMALSGCRSVSEVSRSLVRRKDFSSRM from the exons ATGTCTGCACAGAGGGTGAGCGTGGACGACTTCCAGGAGGAGGCCAGGAGGACGCTGCCCAAGGCCGTGTACGACTACTACTGCTCGGGAGCCGATGAGCAACGCACGCTGGCCGACAACGTGGAGGCCTTCAACAG atggtACCTGATCCCCCGGGTGCTCCGGGACGTGACGGCGGTGGATCTGTCCGTCACCGTGCTGGGTCAGAGGCTCAGCATGCCCGTCTGCGTGGCGGCCACCGCCATGCAGAGGATGGCCCACGCCGACGGAGAGACGGCCACCGCTCGAG CATGCAAAGCGGCGGGCACGGCGATGATGCTGAGTTCCTGGGCCACCTCCACCATAGAGGAAGTGAAgtcggcggcgggcggcgaaGCCCCCCTCTGGTTGCAGCTCTACATCTACAAGGACCGGGAGCTGACGCTGTCCCTGGTGCGGCGGGCCGAGGAGGCGGGCTACAGCGCCGTCTTCGTCACCGTGGATACGCCGTACCTGGGGAAGAGGCTGGCCGACGTGCGCAACCGCTTCAAACTTCCCCCACACCTCAG CATGTCCAACTTCTCCACCGACTCGCTGGCGTTCTCTGAGGGGAACTATGGGAACGACAGCGGCCTGGCCGTGTACGTGGCCAAAGCCATCGACCCCTCCATCTGCTGGGACGACATCGGCTGGCTCAGGAGGAACACCAAGCTGCCCGTCATCGTGAAGGGAGTGCTCAACG gtgAGGATGCTGTGCTGGCACTGAAGCACGGCGTCAGTGGGATCCTGGTGTCAAATCACGGTGCTCGACAGCTGGACGGCGTTCCGGCGACG cTGGACGTGTTGGAGGAGGTGGTCCAGGCCGTCCAGGGTCGCTGTGAGGTCTTCCTGGACGGAGGCGTCCGCAGGGGGACGGACGTGCTGAAGGCTCTGTCTCTGGGGGCGGCGGCCGTGATGGTGGGCCGCCCGGTGCTGTGGGGGCTGGCCTGTCAG GGTCAGGACGGGGTCACCGAggtcctggagctgctcagagaggagcTGCGTCTGGCCATGGCTCTGTCAG gttgTCGCAGTGTGTCCGAAGTGAGCAGGTCTCTGGTCAGAAGAAAAGACTTCTCATCCAGAATGTGA